The proteins below come from a single Pleuronectes platessa chromosome 3, fPlePla1.1, whole genome shotgun sequence genomic window:
- the spock3 gene encoding testican-3 — MLSIALLCVCAFGHVCARSDSGNFLDDKWLAGRWDKFRDEPGTWSPTKSFDQGLDPAKDPCLKIKCSRHKVCVAEDYKTATCVSQRRVSFKDANLHQSPGSKCTPCPVVHPSPVCGTDGHSYSTKCKLDYQACITGKKIAVKCPGMCPCPAQPELSSAEKKVCSESDLKEVVSRLRDWFRVLHDNGNHKRVKIQKPEKNKFGVGASPICKDPLGWMFSRLDTNFNLQLDQPEIKSLYLDRNEPCSDAFFRSCDTHADKVITSSEWCTCFQRFTDSPCKAELSSINKKQAGKKLLGQYLPSCDEDGYYRSHQCHSSSGQCWCVDHYGNEAAGSRTHGPADCGVILESSGDPGSGDSLFTDDDEDSFDLNDQAGMDDEDDEDEDDDDEEYLS; from the exons ATGCTGAGCATCgccttgctgtgtgtgtgcgcctttGGACACGTCTGCGCCCGCTCCGACAGCGGCAATTTTTTGGATGATAAGTGGCTCGCCGGGAGATGGGACAAATTCCGGGAT GAGCCTGGCACGTGGTCTCCAACCAAGTCCTTCGATCAAG GCCTTGATCCAGCCAAGGACCCCTGTCTGAAAATCAAATGCAGTCGCCACAAGGTGTGTGTTGCAGAGGATTACAAGACGGCCACTTGTGTCAGCCAGAGGAGAGTTAG TTTTAAAGATGCCAATTTGCACCAGAGTCCGGGGTCAAAGTGCACACCCTGCCCCGTGGTCCATCCTTCCCCCGTCTGTGGAACCGACGGCCACTCCTACTCCACCAAG TGTAAGTTGGACTATCAGGCGTGCATCACAGGAAAGAAGATCGCTGTCAAGTGCCCCGGCATGTGTCCCTGCCCCGCTCAGCCCGAGCTGAGCTCTGCGGAGAAGAAAG TGTGCAGTGAGTCGGACCTAAAGGAGGTGGTGAGCCGTCTGAGGGACTGGTTCAGGGTTCTGCACGATAACGGCAACCACAAGAGAGTCAAGATCCAGAAGCCGGAGAAGAACA AGTTTGGGGTCGGGGCGTCACCTATTTGCAAGGACCCTCTGGGCTGGATGTTCTCCCGCTTGGACACAAACTTCAACCTCCAGCTCGACCAGCCGGAGATCAAGAGCCTGTACCTGGACCGGAACGAGCCGTGCTCCGATGCCTTCTTCAGGTCCTGCGACACACATGCGGACAAAGTCATAACCAGCTCCGAGTGGTGCACGTGCTTCCAGAGGTTCACAG ATTCTCCTTGTAAAGCAGAGCTGTCCAGCATCAACAAAAAGCAAGCGGGGAAGAAGCTTCTCG GTCAGTACCTGCCGTCCTGTGATGAGGATGGTTACTACAGGTCCCACCAgtgtcacagcagcagcggaCAGTGCTGGTGTGTGGATCACTATGGCAACGAGGCGGCGGGTTCACGCACCCACGGCCCTGCAGACTGCG GCGTGATCCTGGAGTCCTCTGGAGACCCCGGCAGTGGAGACTCGCTCTTCACAGACGACGACGAGGATTCGTTTGACCTCAACGACCAGGCCGGGATGGACGATGAGGACGATGAAGACGAGGACGATGACGACGAAGAATATCTGTCGTAA